The following are encoded together in the Pseudomonas maumuensis genome:
- a CDS encoding ATP-binding protein, with product MEQANFQVDARLATLLGQGYSSTEKALKELVDNAWDADADEVVIVLPEPLSDQPIVVNDNGNGMTVIELKSQYMKIASDCRLRRGERTLGKQRVIKGRKGIGKFAGLMAASVMTLSTRARGQSASFTLSVDSLQQAADIEHLPIELAVSSCGEGEHGTSIHLSHLRQDLSYPNPIQLRQELIKEYGRQPGFAIIINGKPLGIDDLEGTYKEESESLPSAGNVSLRFSISNKKAGLRQPGITLLVDGKAIGKPGFFGLDGCDDVPPKLLRKLYGEINADGLRDYITAGWDSVIENSESYQRVAEYVQQTVKEALHRSHAQEMQLAHARLKKALNLSMSKLPEHKRQFAEEAIKKVLDKYYDEPEHKVEAIAFVVLQAIERSDYAAVIEHLAEAKKADVAAIAEALEQFGLADMAILVEQAKARLAFLDWLESLVENKSCLEATVHKAIEKALWIIGAEYTAFSSNEGLKRQVEEYLGVTYQGRSGADRPDLLLNENLNGEYLLIEFKRPSHALNHEDYQQATKYRHEFAKYTAKPITVLMLGGRRSHDYPVHYVEPNVRCLLFADVIATARRQIKWQVEKV from the coding sequence ATGGAGCAAGCCAATTTCCAGGTCGATGCGCGTCTGGCCACTCTGCTAGGGCAGGGTTACTCTTCGACAGAAAAAGCTCTTAAGGAGCTGGTGGATAATGCATGGGATGCCGATGCAGACGAAGTCGTCATCGTTCTACCGGAACCCTTGAGCGATCAACCCATCGTCGTCAACGACAACGGCAATGGCATGACTGTGATCGAGCTGAAATCTCAGTACATGAAGATCGCATCCGATTGCCGTCTCAGGCGAGGGGAGCGGACTTTAGGAAAGCAGAGGGTCATTAAAGGTCGAAAGGGCATCGGGAAATTCGCTGGTCTAATGGCTGCGTCGGTGATGACCCTGAGCACTCGGGCTCGTGGCCAGTCCGCGTCATTCACCTTGAGCGTCGACAGCCTTCAGCAGGCTGCTGACATTGAGCACCTTCCCATCGAGTTAGCAGTGTCGAGCTGTGGGGAAGGAGAGCATGGCACTTCGATCCACCTTTCGCATCTCCGACAAGATCTCAGCTACCCAAATCCTATCCAGCTTCGGCAAGAGCTTATCAAGGAATATGGCCGGCAACCTGGCTTTGCCATCATCATCAATGGAAAGCCGTTAGGTATCGATGACCTCGAAGGAACCTACAAAGAAGAATCCGAGTCGCTGCCATCAGCGGGCAACGTATCGCTACGTTTTTCTATCAGCAACAAGAAGGCGGGGTTACGACAGCCAGGCATCACGCTGCTCGTCGATGGTAAGGCCATCGGTAAACCCGGTTTCTTTGGATTGGATGGATGCGATGACGTTCCGCCGAAGCTGCTGCGCAAGCTTTATGGTGAAATCAATGCAGATGGCTTGAGGGACTACATCACAGCCGGTTGGGACTCTGTAATTGAGAACAGCGAGAGCTACCAGCGGGTCGCTGAATATGTCCAGCAGACGGTGAAGGAGGCGCTCCATCGATCTCATGCCCAGGAGATGCAGCTCGCGCACGCCAGGTTGAAAAAGGCGTTGAACCTGAGCATGTCGAAACTTCCTGAGCACAAACGTCAGTTTGCTGAGGAGGCTATCAAGAAGGTCTTAGACAAGTACTACGACGAGCCTGAGCACAAGGTCGAGGCAATCGCATTTGTGGTGCTTCAGGCCATAGAGCGCTCTGACTACGCAGCCGTAATTGAACATCTAGCCGAAGCGAAGAAGGCAGACGTTGCAGCAATCGCTGAGGCGTTGGAGCAGTTTGGTCTCGCGGATATGGCTATCCTCGTGGAGCAGGCAAAGGCTCGACTAGCGTTCCTCGACTGGTTGGAAAGCTTGGTAGAAAACAAGTCCTGTCTTGAGGCTACGGTTCACAAAGCTATCGAAAAGGCTCTCTGGATCATTGGGGCGGAATACACTGCATTTAGCTCTAACGAAGGGCTCAAGAGGCAGGTTGAGGAATACTTAGGTGTGACTTACCAAGGTAGGTCTGGTGCTGATCGACCAGACCTCCTCCTCAACGAGAATTTGAATGGTGAGTACTTGCTCATCGAGTTCAAGAGACCTTCCCATGCTCTGAACCATGAGGATTACCAGCAAGCTACAAAATATAGACATGAATTTGCAAAGTATACAGCGAAGCCGATAACTGTCTTGATGCTAGGCGGTCGGAGGTCGCATGATTACCCTGTGCATTATGTGGAACCGAACGTAAGGTGTCTTTTGTTCGCAGATGTCATCGCCACAGCGCGGCGTCAGATTAAATGGCAAGTTGAAAAAGTATGA
- a CDS encoding AAA family ATPase: MAAHSDATGYLLAHRDSVKEAWFHAVCEAAINSDGGNLSPDELERLWRLFCGLETFAPAAATPPALKAYARDAIQPFHLESLSDFSGFKKLGGMLRLDLSKRITLVFGRNGAGKSSLCQAFKILANPEKPKEPLNNVRSASKVLPSFSYKLRGGSVQNWTELDGFGGQAQALKYFDSAVAYKHVNSSISPEAVVELSAFRLECFDYAREYLKQFQAYGGSKITEYRQDVDRKIAEIKLAVHAVIDTNTGVFKDWSATNCEPMLSWIGTVSFGEEKRLQKAEKQARLDQLKGASSAEGQQALTLRKSLLGQVKQSLANFVQQCGGFSYSAYNQILLSIQQKQAASIELAGAVFSKDLDVAGQQKLLSAAAALRPFVPAENCPLCRQTLESDAKALFLAFHNHLISTVQTELYALNTKQQAEHSKKRMIEGFAEINYSQYSNVLNADFLRAASDLITSVKASLQAPLIDQAALDAYSRYAELSTYTEAVNTEYNKADSALTLASNGLQALNGEISKLTTEIGVLSIDETASSVRPQIETICQNSISFAGIANVVESYNFTSRLSALTARKKDAHAALVLGSFVPYLDGEYRRLCGASLEQIGVRLANQGADTIVLPKIGDELVNRVLSEGELKVHALALFMCEASVAPHQVLILDDPVTSFDYNYISNFCERLRDYAKDNAQSQLIVLTHNWDFFANLQNTLNGSGLSGAFSVQVLEDCATISEYVEKWEELCEQIDGYIGPQVEISPDEKSKLSALLRRLVERLTNSYVFNEQRHQYKIRTLQVSNFKDFVKLVPLLPTEADRLKDLYANLSPLEHDDVRNYYSTKSIYQFGTWYDEIKSIKNAVEGRRT, encoded by the coding sequence ATGGCTGCGCATAGTGATGCAACAGGTTATCTTTTAGCTCACCGAGATTCGGTCAAAGAAGCATGGTTTCACGCGGTGTGTGAAGCCGCAATCAACTCAGACGGAGGCAACCTATCTCCAGATGAGCTTGAGCGCCTCTGGAGGCTGTTTTGCGGCCTGGAAACCTTTGCACCTGCGGCAGCTACTCCCCCGGCGCTGAAGGCATATGCACGCGACGCAATCCAACCGTTCCATCTGGAGAGTCTGTCGGACTTCTCCGGATTCAAGAAGTTAGGCGGCATGCTAAGGTTGGATCTATCGAAGCGTATCACACTAGTGTTTGGTCGGAATGGCGCAGGGAAATCGAGCCTATGCCAGGCATTTAAAATCTTGGCAAATCCTGAGAAGCCGAAAGAGCCCCTGAATAATGTTCGTTCTGCTAGCAAGGTTCTTCCGTCCTTTAGCTATAAGCTACGGGGCGGCTCTGTACAAAATTGGACAGAGCTGGACGGTTTTGGTGGCCAGGCTCAGGCTCTGAAATATTTTGATTCCGCAGTTGCATACAAACACGTCAATAGCTCTATCTCACCAGAAGCTGTCGTGGAGTTGAGTGCGTTCCGACTAGAGTGCTTCGATTATGCACGTGAGTATTTGAAGCAGTTTCAGGCTTACGGTGGATCTAAAATTACGGAGTACCGGCAGGATGTCGATAGGAAGATTGCCGAAATTAAGCTGGCCGTTCATGCAGTTATAGATACAAATACTGGGGTTTTTAAGGATTGGAGTGCAACCAATTGCGAGCCTATGCTTTCTTGGATAGGGACGGTGAGCTTTGGTGAAGAAAAGCGCCTGCAAAAGGCAGAAAAGCAGGCACGGCTAGATCAGCTTAAGGGTGCGTCGAGCGCCGAGGGGCAACAAGCCCTCACTCTGAGGAAAAGCCTGTTAGGCCAAGTAAAACAATCATTGGCCAATTTCGTTCAGCAGTGCGGGGGGTTTTCATACTCTGCCTACAATCAGATTCTGCTCTCAATCCAGCAAAAGCAGGCTGCAAGCATTGAGCTTGCAGGTGCTGTATTTTCCAAAGACCTGGATGTGGCAGGCCAGCAGAAGCTTCTCTCTGCAGCTGCTGCATTGCGGCCATTTGTTCCTGCTGAAAACTGCCCGCTGTGCCGTCAGACCCTAGAGAGTGATGCTAAGGCCCTCTTCTTGGCCTTCCATAATCACTTGATTTCAACGGTTCAAACGGAGCTATACGCCCTAAATACTAAACAGCAGGCTGAGCACTCCAAGAAAAGAATGATCGAGGGCTTCGCAGAGATAAATTACTCACAATATTCGAATGTGTTGAATGCCGATTTCTTGCGTGCAGCCTCGGATCTGATCACCTCAGTCAAAGCCTCATTGCAGGCACCTCTAATTGATCAGGCTGCGCTCGATGCTTACTCTCGTTACGCCGAGCTGAGTACTTATACCGAAGCGGTTAATACAGAGTACAACAAGGCGGACTCAGCTTTGACGTTAGCGTCGAATGGGTTGCAAGCGCTGAACGGGGAGATTTCAAAGCTCACAACAGAAATTGGTGTACTGAGCATCGATGAAACCGCATCTTCCGTGCGCCCTCAAATCGAAACGATTTGCCAAAACTCGATTTCCTTTGCTGGCATCGCCAATGTGGTGGAGTCCTATAACTTCACATCACGCCTGTCCGCGCTGACCGCGCGAAAGAAGGATGCGCACGCAGCACTCGTTCTAGGTTCGTTTGTACCGTATTTGGATGGAGAGTATCGCCGTCTCTGTGGTGCCTCGCTGGAACAAATTGGTGTCCGCCTGGCCAACCAAGGAGCTGATACGATAGTTCTTCCGAAAATAGGAGATGAACTGGTGAATCGCGTGCTGAGTGAAGGCGAGCTTAAGGTTCACGCACTTGCCTTGTTCATGTGTGAGGCGAGCGTCGCACCGCACCAAGTCCTGATTCTGGATGATCCAGTCACCAGCTTTGACTACAACTATATCTCTAATTTTTGTGAGCGCCTGCGTGACTACGCGAAGGATAATGCACAGTCGCAACTGATCGTATTGACACACAATTGGGACTTCTTTGCGAACCTCCAGAATACGCTAAATGGTTCAGGCCTGAGTGGCGCCTTCTCCGTGCAGGTGCTGGAAGACTGTGCGACGATATCTGAGTACGTAGAGAAATGGGAGGAACTATGTGAGCAAATTGATGGCTACATTGGCCCACAAGTCGAGATCAGTCCTGATGAAAAGTCCAAGCTTTCTGCTCTGCTAAGACGCTTGGTTGAGAGGTTAACGAACTCCTACGTATTCAATGAGCAACGTCACCAGTACAAAATCAGAACCTTGCAGGTTTCCAACTTTAAGGATTTCGTGAAGTTGGTGCCATTGCTTCCGACAGAGGCGGACAGGCTTAAGGACTTATACGCTAATCTGAGCCCGCTTGAGCATGATGATGTGCGCAACTATTACTCCACCAAATCCATCTATCAATTTGGCACCTGGTACGATGAGATTAAATCAATAAAGAATGCAGTTGAGGGACGGCGCACCTAA